TGCGAGTATGTTTAAACTCTAAGCAGTCACGTTTTATATTagtttgttttactttttttatgtatttcttTACGTATTGTAATCAGTCTTTTAATGTCGTAACACATCCAAGGCAGATCTCTATTTTAACAGCATTCTTTTTATTCGGGATACAAGCATGGGAAATACTATCTAATACGTCAGTTAAGTTTTTACAAGACTCATCTATTTCATTACAGTCAAAGGTTTtagtaacattatatattcCAAATACAGGACAATGGTATCGTAATGGTTGCTCTAGAAATGACTCAACGACAAATGTTCGTTGTAGTATTTCAGGGTTACTGAAAAGAATAAGGTCTAGCATAAAGAAAGTATTTTCAGTAAAATGAGTACATTTGTTTACTAATTGTGTAAGGTTGTATGTATCCAGAATATTACATAAATGACCCTTGTGGGGATGATTTTGAAATAGGTTTACGTTAAAATCTCctgttataacaatatcagAGATTCCTGTGTTAAAAGCTCGATCATTAGATTGCTCAATTTTACTCTATAGTTGAACATTTGAATTTGGGGTCTGTAAAATGTTCCGaacaaaaaatgtatctttatGAAAGACATTTCGATCCAACACTTTCAACTCCATCAACATTAAGATCATTACGAGATTTAGTTTTCAATGCATTAGATGCGTATACTGATATTTCGCCTATACTCTGTCATTACGATAAAAACACACTGGGTTATGATAACCGGGGTGATTTAAAGGTGTGTCATTATCTGAATCGTAGAGCTATTCAAAATTACGTTCAAAATCTTGTTCACATTATCATAGTTTTTTGCAACTGATATCAACAGCTGACGGAAAGagtaaatatgaaaaaaactaatatgtaaatataactttttcaTATATACACGACACGGTGTAAAGTTTCAGAGGGGGAGATTTGAAAATCACATCCGTCATCAACGAATGCAATAATATGAGCGGATCCGTATTCATGAAGGGAAAATAATCTACTTACTACAAATCATCTGTGACATTTCTTCATCAAAACtcattttaataattgaaacatgataaaaacaacagaaaacacGAAATATGTTGTGATATGTGTTTTAattcaaagtaaaaataataactgaaaaatattcgtaattgataaaatgtatattccACCTATAAAATAAAGGTAAGTTCTTCAATGTAAAATACATCTACGAGTCATCGGCAGTAGTAAACAAAACTTAATATACAAAGCAACCATGTTTAAAATGCGCGGAGGACAAATCCAAAAATAAAGGGCAAAATTAATACATACGTAAACTCACTAATGCCAACAATGAGTATGTTTACTGGActtacaaattaaaaacaactAAATCACGTCATCAATGAGAAAGGGAACAAATGTCACACGACGAATCACATTccgaaatttaacaaaaatgcTGCAAAGTTAGTTTCCTCTTGAGTCGCTGATTATAAATGATGACAAAGGATTATTAATTTTTCTGCCGGACTACTGGTTTGATAACAAACTGTATTTGTGCTGGAGGCGACTAAACACGTCCCGGACAGCACTGGCTATAAGGAAGTTTCGACTGTCACGTGTAAATCCCGAGCGTGGACCATTACAGGAAGCCTCTCTGACACATGGAAGGGTGATATCATTCGAGACATGAGGGACCTGGGCCATTGTCCCGTGCATGCTACACAGGAAGTTGAGTATTTCTAAGCGGAGTTGCTGCCAGAGGGCGCGTCGATGTGGATGCAGGATATCACGTGGAATAGTGTTGTCTGTACAGACTATGTCGACAAACACAAGTAGGTGGGAGACAATGATGTAATCAATAGTCACCtgtaatgtaatataaaacGTACCAGTATACAAAATGAAGATAGTTTCTGTTATATCCGGAATACAGCTTTTAGAGTTTCGAATTTATGattatatcaaaatcattttgTCCATCAACACATCACATACTCAAggcatatatattacatctataATAAATCAATGATGCTGAAAAATACACTATATCACTTGTTATCAGAGTAATAAGACTTATAAATACTCTCTCTGATTTCGGTCAGAGAGACTGAACTTACGTTTTGAGAGGCAGATATTTCTTCTGGTCCAGGCAGTCCTATCACTTCCTCAGAGT
The sequence above is drawn from the Pecten maximus unplaced genomic scaffold, xPecMax1.1, whole genome shotgun sequence genome and encodes:
- the LOC117320103 gene encoding uncharacterized protein LOC117320103 is translated as MVTIVVLADARFIRSERSTSYIPYGLNSPCGPSYSDTPLFMPIRPLHRNDVLPKVEEAQGLTNQLRDSYEMMPLPEIYSEEVIGLPGPEEISASQNVTIDYIIVSHLLVFVDIVCTDNTIPRDILHPHRRALWQQLRLEILNFLCSMHGTMAQVPHVSNDITLPCVREASCNGPRSGFTRDSRNFLIASAVRDVFSRLQHKYSLLSNQ